The genomic stretch GTTTCTAAATCTGATAGTGAAGAATTAAGAAGATGGAAAGGTCTTGTTACTTATCTTGAAATGAGTACTGATAATCACATCACTTCTAATAATAAAATTGATATTTATTATACAGGGAAGGATTTTTTTCCTGAATTAAAAAAAGAAATAGAAAATGCAAAAGAAATAATAAATATGGAGTATTTTGTATTTCAATTTGATGGTATAGGAAAAGAAATAGCAGATTTATTAATTGAAAAAGCTAAAGAAGGAGTTGAAGTAAATCTAATAATAGATGGAGTTAATTTAGCTAATCGTAAACTTAGTAAATATTTTAAAAATACAGGAGTTAACTTACATTTATTTTTTAGAACTTATATTCCAATATTTAATATTAGATTAAATTATAGAAATCATAGAAAAGTTACAATAATAGATAATAGGGTTGCTTTTGTGGGTGGAATGAATATAGGAGATGAATATTTAGGAAAAGGGAAAATTGGTTATTGGAGAGATACTTCTGTAAAAATTTATGGTGATATAGTTTCAACTTTTGAAAAAGAATTTTATTTTTCATTGAGTATAGTAAAAAATAAATATTTAAAAGATGAAAAACTTTCAAATGAAATTTCTCTTAAATATGAAGAAGAAGATAATATTTATATGCAGCTTATAAGTTCTGGACCTAACTATGAATTTCCAGTTATAAGAGATAATTATATAAAACTTATCCAAGAGGCTAGAAAATCTGTATTTATCCAAACTCCTTATTTTGTTCCAGATGATTTATTGTTGGATACATTAAAATCTGCTGTTTTATCAGGTATAGATGTAAAAATTATGATACCAAATAAAGCAGATCACCCATTTATTTATTGGGTAAATCAGTATTATGTTGGAGAGCTTTTAAGATTAGGTGCAAATATTTATAGATATGAAAATGGTTTTATCCATTCTAAAACTATATTGGTTGACGAAGAGGTAGTTTCAGTTGGTACTTGTAATTTTGATTATAGAAGTTTCTATTTAAATTTTGAAATAAATTTGAATATTTATAATAAAGAAGTTGCTAATTCTTTTAAAACACAATATTATAAAGATATAGCAATATCAAAAAAATTAACATTTAATGATTTTAAAAAGAGAAGTATTTTTACAAAAGTGAAAGAATCTGTATTTAGATTATTATCACCTATAATGTAGAATGGAGAATTATGGGAGTATTTACTAATCTTTTTCAAGAAGAAATAAATTTTATTGAAAAAAAATATAAAATAAAAATTTTAGAAATAAAAAATATTGATAATGGAATATTAAATTCAAATTTTTGTATAAAAACTAAAAATAAAAAATATATACTTAGAATTTATGAAGCCAATAGAACAATAAATGAAGAAGTACAAGAATTAATTTTATTGGATAAGATTACAAATTTTATTCCAGTGAGTGTAGCTGTAAAAAATGTAAATAATAAGTATATAAGTATTTTTAAAAATAAAAAATTTGCACTATTTGAATATATAGATGGAAATTTTATTAATAAAATAGATACTCATATAATTAGAGAAATTGCAATGTATCTTGGAAAATTCCATTCATTTACAAAAAGTATACCCTATGAAGAGTATAATAGAAAAACTAGAATAGATTTTAATTTTTATTATAATGAAATTAAAAAATCGAAGGTTGATTTTGAATTTAAAAATGAATTATTAAATTTAGCTGATAAAATAAATAATTATGACTTTTCTACTTTACCAAGTGGAATCATACATGGAGATATTTTTCAAGATAATGTTTTGTTAGATGAATATAATAATATAAAGGCTATTCTTGATTTTAATGAAAGTTATTATGCACCATTTATTTTTGATATAGCTATTGTTATTAATTTTTGGATAAAGATAAATGATTATGACTTTTTTACTATAAATAATTTTATAAGAGATTTTCTAAATTATTACTCTAAATATAGAAAAATTACAAAAGAAGAATTAAAATTATTAGATATAGCTTGTAAAAAAATGGCTTTAACCTTTATATTTTTAAGAATATATAAAGAAAAAATTGAAAATTCTTACAAAAATGCTATTTCTATTGAAGAAAAATCTTATCTAAGTTTAGTAAATTTGCTTAAAGAAAATATTAATAAAAAATAGGTGAAATTGCATTCTAAATTTTAGATAAAAAATTGAAGGAAATGAGCCAAGCAAATCTCGCTGTGTCTGAACGAAGTGAATTTAGTGAATTTGCAGCGAATGTCAATTTTTTATCGTTAAGAAATTTAGCTAGCAATGAACAATTTTTTCTGATGTATTTTAAAATAATAATTTAATGAAAATTATGAGGAGGATATATGTTTATAATTAATATAATGTGGCTAATTCCACCAGTAAGTTTATTTATAATTTTATTTATATTGTTGATTTCAAAATTACTTATAAAAAGTAAAAAAGTTTTCTTTTCATTTTTTTGTTTAATTTTAATATATGCAGTTTTTGCTTTTGCTTGTTATTATTTTTATGATACATTTTTCAAAAATGAATATATCAGTCTTTTAATTAGTTTATCTTGTATTGGACTTGGAGGACTTATTAATTTAATAATAGTTTATTTAGGAATAACAAAATTAAAGAAAAAAGATAGTAAAGAAAATCTTTTAAGATTACAATATGACATTGAAAAAAATATGCAGGTTGAGGATAAATGGCTTAATATATTATTTTCATATTCTTCTGATAGATGGACTGTATCAGATATAAATGAAGATTTATTTTCAAAATTAGATGAGAGTAATTTTGAAGAAGCTGGTGCAGAAATTATTGAAATGAATAAAGAAATAAGAATTGTTAATGAGAATTATAAATTTTTAAAAAGAAATTTAAGAAGAAAATATTTCTTTTTAAAGAATTTAAAATCTATAACTAATCTTGAAAATGATGAAACTAAAAAGTCATCAGGGAGAAAGAAAACAACTAAACCAAATATCGAATTTTCAATTTCAAAAGAAACAGATAAGACTATTGAAACAATAAAGCTATTATCAAATGAGCTGTTAAATATAGTTAAACTTGAAGAAAATGATAAAACAAAAAATATTGAAGAAAATTTAGCAAGAACAATTAATTATATGTCTGGGGTTTTATACAATCAACTTAAAAATGAAGAAGTTAAAATTAAAGAATCTAAATTTAATGAATTTTATTCTTATATTCAAGCTGAAAAAATTTTACTTGACAATATAGAAGAACTTAGAGAAAATATGTATACTTATACTTATAAGATTAAACGAAAATTGCGAGAAAATTAAGGGGAAGAGAGAATGAAAGGTTTAGCAGAATTAAAAAATAAAATAGTTAAAGTACCTCATATGAATCTATTTAAAATAGGAAGTTGGGTTACAATGGGATTGTTTGCTAGTTACTTATTGATTTATATATTTGTAGGACAAGAGATGTTAAATTATTTTCCATTATTAATATTATTCGCCTTTGCAACTCCTTTTATATCATTAATGATGTCAAAAGCTACTGTAAAAAGAGCATATAATATAAGAATGA from Fusobacterium simiae encodes the following:
- the cls gene encoding cardiolipin synthase: MHDISKIFLTFVQLFLQYVWVANLFFIIVIIMIEKKNPLYTILWIFLLTLVPYVGFFIYLFFGLTFKKKRVASKIYKIKKLRSRKNVSKSDSEELRRWKGLVTYLEMSTDNHITSNNKIDIYYTGKDFFPELKKEIENAKEIINMEYFVFQFDGIGKEIADLLIEKAKEGVEVNLIIDGVNLANRKLSKYFKNTGVNLHLFFRTYIPIFNIRLNYRNHRKVTIIDNRVAFVGGMNIGDEYLGKGKIGYWRDTSVKIYGDIVSTFEKEFYFSLSIVKNKYLKDEKLSNEISLKYEEEDNIYMQLISSGPNYEFPVIRDNYIKLIQEARKSVFIQTPYFVPDDLLLDTLKSAVLSGIDVKIMIPNKADHPFIYWVNQYYVGELLRLGANIYRYENGFIHSKTILVDEEVVSVGTCNFDYRSFYLNFEINLNIYNKEVANSFKTQYYKDIAISKKLTFNDFKKRSIFTKVKESVFRLLSPIM
- a CDS encoding homoserine kinase; the protein is MGVFTNLFQEEINFIEKKYKIKILEIKNIDNGILNSNFCIKTKNKKYILRIYEANRTINEEVQELILLDKITNFIPVSVAVKNVNNKYISIFKNKKFALFEYIDGNFINKIDTHIIREIAMYLGKFHSFTKSIPYEEYNRKTRIDFNFYYNEIKKSKVDFEFKNELLNLADKINNYDFSTLPSGIIHGDIFQDNVLLDEYNNIKAILDFNESYYAPFIFDIAIVINFWIKINDYDFFTINNFIRDFLNYYSKYRKITKEELKLLDIACKKMALTFIFLRIYKEKIENSYKNAISIEEKSYLSLVNLLKENINKK
- a CDS encoding MFS transporter encodes the protein MFIINIMWLIPPVSLFIILFILLISKLLIKSKKVFFSFFCLILIYAVFAFACYYFYDTFFKNEYISLLISLSCIGLGGLINLIIVYLGITKLKKKDSKENLLRLQYDIEKNMQVEDKWLNILFSYSSDRWTVSDINEDLFSKLDESNFEEAGAEIIEMNKEIRIVNENYKFLKRNLRRKYFFLKNLKSITNLENDETKKSSGRKKTTKPNIEFSISKETDKTIETIKLLSNELLNIVKLEENDKTKNIEENLARTINYMSGVLYNQLKNEEVKIKESKFNEFYSYIQAEKILLDNIEELRENMYTYTYKIKRKLREN